One Pristiophorus japonicus isolate sPriJap1 chromosome 19, sPriJap1.hap1, whole genome shotgun sequence genomic window carries:
- the LOC139229859 gene encoding zinc finger protein ZFP2-like isoform X1 translates to MGEKPFKCHVCGWAFSQASGLVNHLRIHTGEKPFRCEVCEKSFTQSSTLLQHQRIHTGEKPFRCELCERAFTRSSCLVEHRRAHTGEKPFRCEVCAKAFAKSSTLLVHQRTHTGEKPFGCEVCGKAFAEAVLLLKHQRIHQRSHQHAQGRPQMGEKALRCEVCGKAFVSPSSLRVHQRTHTGEKPFRCEACDKAFAQSSSLRVHQRIHTGEKPFACHVCDKAYTQLVHLQQHQLAHSGEKPFKCEVCSRAFFNSSYLLVHQRTHTGEKPFRCETCQKAFLNASSLRVHRRAHTGEKPFGCEVCDKAFMNSSSLRVHQRTHTGEKPFRCEVCDKAFTQSSNLRAHRRTHAPFCV, encoded by the coding sequence ATGGGGGAGAAGCCGTTCAAGTGTCATGTGTGTGGCTGGGCCTTTTCACAGGCATCGGGCCTGGTGAACCACCTGCGCATCCACACGGGTGAAAAGCCGTTCAGGTGTGAAGTGTGCGAGAAGTCCTTTACACAATCGTCGACTCTCCTGCAACACCAGCGCATCCACACGGGCGAGAAGCCGTTCCGGTGTGAGCTTTGTGAGAGAGCCTTCACACGATCATCCTGCCTTGTGGAGCACCGGCGCGCCCACACGGGCGAGAAGCCGTTCCGGTGTGAGGTGTGCGCGAAGGCTTTTGCAAAGTCCTCCACCCTCCTGGTGCACCAACGCACCCACACCGGGGAGAAACCGTTCGGGTGTGAGGTTTGTGGCAAAGCCTTCGCAGAGGCGGTGTTGCTCTTGAAACACCAGCGCATTCACCAGCGCAGCCACCAGCACGCCCAGGGGCGCCCGCAGATGGGGGAGAAAGCGTTGCGGTGCGAGGTTTGTGGCAAAGCCTTTGTGAGCCCGTCGAGCCTGCGGGTGCACCAGCGCACCCACACGGGGGAGAAACCGTTCCGGTGTGAAGCGTGCGACAAAGCCTTTGCGCAGTCGTCGAGCCTGAGGGTGCACCAGCGCATTCACACGGGGGAGAAACCGTTCGCGTGTCATGTGTGCGACAAAGCTTACACCCAGTTGGTGCACCTCCAGCAACACCAGCTCGCCCActctggggagaagccgttcaagTGTGAGGTTTGCAGCAGAGCTTTCTTCAACTCCTCCTACCTCCTGGTGCACCAGCGCACCCACACAGGGGAGAAACCGTTCCGATGTGAAACGTGCCAGAAAGCGTTCCTGAACGCTTCCAGCCTGCGGGTGCACCGGCGCGCACACACCGGGGAGAAACCGTTCGGCTGTGAGGTTTGCGACAAGGCCTTCATGAATTCCTCGAGTCTCAGGGTGCACCAGCGTACGCACACGGGGGAGAAACCGTTCAGGTGTGAGGTCTGCGACAAAGCCTTTACTCAGTCCTCGAATCTCCGGGCACACCGCCGTACTCACGCACCTTTTTGTGTTTGA